A single Anopheles arabiensis isolate DONGOLA chromosome 2, AaraD3, whole genome shotgun sequence DNA region contains:
- the LOC120896540 gene encoding uncharacterized protein LOC120896540 yields the protein MRSFAVFAVVSLVLMAGGTQSLPRSAAEVATDIYRTCLASEHGLKCAKAKALAWMANVAEQDEIPITESLTIVRTGTEEPEQPADTEQQRSAGGVRLLNSIDSFLSTHALKMTPPAVLQSEEARAYIPDTLLQGGLADNLIVPLTEGNVAEGRGFVKKVMIPFLLGIKFKSTVLVPMALALIALKTWKAMTLGLLSLVLSGAMMIFKFAKPKIVNYEVVHYPPPHHVHHVDHHIDHHAPHVHWDAPPAWKKRSMDAHEQAYAGQL from the exons ATGCGTTCGTTCGCCGTATTTGCGGTGGTGTCGCTAGTGCTGATGGCAGGCGGCACCCAATCGCTGCCCCGATCGGCCGCCGAAGTTGCCACGGACATCTACCGCACCTGCCTTGCCAGTGAGCATGGGCTGAAGTGTGCCAAAGCGAAGGCCCTCGCCTGGATGGCGAATGTGGCCGAGCAGGACGAGATTCCGATCACCGAGTCGCTCACGATCGTGCGCACCGGTACGGAGGAGCCGGAACAGCCCGCAGACACCGAGCAGCAACGTAGCGCTGGCGGAGTGCGACTTCTGAACAGCATCGACAGCTTCCTCTCGACACACGCCCTCAAAATGACCCCGCCTGCTGTGCTTCAGTCCGAGGAAGCTCGTGCCTACATTCCCGACACGTTGCTGCAGGGAGGACTCGCCGACAATCTGATTGTGCCATTGACGGAAGGAAACGTTGCGGAAG GACGTGGTTTTGTGAAGAAAGTCATGATTCCCTTCCTGCTGGGTATCAAGTTCAAGTCGACCGTCCTGGTCCCGATGGCGCTCGCTCTCATCGCCCTCAAGACCTGGAAGGCCATGACTCTTGGTCTGCTGTCGCTGGTGCTGTCCGGTGCGATGATGATCTTCAAGTTCGCCAAGCCAAAGATCGTCAACTACGAGGTGGTGCACTATCCGCCACCGCACCATGTGCACCACGTCGACCATCACATCGATCATCACGCACCGCACGTGCACTGGGACGCTCCGCCCGCGTGGAAGAAACGATCAATGGACGCCCACGAACAGGCGTACGCCGGCCAGCTGTAA
- the LOC120896541 gene encoding uncharacterized protein LOC120896541: MAFRYLAIVASVLLASSLAAASPANKPAFWKGTPMDGMVEEMRSLCSSENDSVACTKFKIMNFLDTVFKKDNFQISDDVEVRSNGALVSEGRAPAGLVEQIENYVRSHDVNFKMPIAGARVTVSPRNLEQDELNVTFNFPTGSGRGIEARKSKLKKIVIPIMVFILLKAMTLIPMALGVLGLKAWNSLQLSFFSFVVSVGLAIFQLCKKLAADSHHPHIAAHGPWDAGRSFVQPTFDGQDIAYSAHA; encoded by the exons ATGGCATTCCGGTATCTAGCGATCGTAGCGAGCGTTCTGCTGGCCTCCAGTCTGGCGGCAGCCAGCCCAGCTAACAAGCCAGCCTTCTGGAAGGGAACGCCGATGGACGGCATGGTGGAGGAGATGCGTTCGCTGTGCAGCTCCGAGAACGATTCCGTTGCCTGCACCAAGTTCAAGATCATGAACTTCCTCGATACGGTTTTCAAGAAGGATAACTTCCAG ATCTCCGATGATGTTGAGGTACGCAGCAATGGCGCGCTCGTGAGCGAAGGCCGTGCACCGGCGGGACTGGTGGAGCAGATCGAGAACTACGTGCGCAGCCACGACGTTAACTTCAAGATGCCGATCGCCGGTGCCCGCGTCACCGTGTCTCCACGCAATCTCGAGCAGGATGAGCTGAATGTGACGTTCAACTTCCCCACCGGCAGCGGCCGTGGCATTGAGGCACGCAAATCGAAGCTGAAGAAGATCGTCATCCCGATCATGGTGTTCATCCTGCTTAAGGCTATGACGCTCATCCCGATGGCTCTCGGTGTCCTTGGTCTGAAGGCGTGGAACTCGCTCCAGCTGTCGTTCTTCTCGTTCGTCGTGTCGGTCGGTCTCGCTATCTTCCAGCTTTGCAAAAAG TTGGCCGCCGATAGCCACCATCCGCACATTGCCGCCCACGGACCGTGGGATGCGGGCCGATCCTTCGTGCAACCTACCTTCGATGGTCAGGATATTGCGTACAGTGCTCACGCTTAG
- the LOC120896539 gene encoding uncharacterized protein LOC120896539 isoform X2, with the protein MRYRHYGSHHSKCDQCHGVGRKQRHQQWASKRTSLFSTGNQLWDALIADCMRKPTFACIQKNVYSFLGEQLDVENVNFTNRVQFLRNRVDFTKYTREANEAGDEEEDNENEIPDARSAFEPASPIEEVTTALREKSLKFMLTHDVSIQMPEVMFDGAIFRIEPRAIEGNGMIAKLEFVPRTELAEARGHGTPRILFKKIKKFFQNKLLLAFLAIVLIIKIIKIKVMWLLPLMVGVGTAKKLVLKFLLFLFPALSHIFKLCSYYHASYHKPNFHHHQHHINHLHTFYPHNHDHAVPELIYTKPPRGHPSEFLHGAPVPPHTHYQPEVNYEFTAPGLGSEVNSPKPVYGPPGYTSSAQKRIPTGAATSIAAQYVSAPSGPTLSAEEQIIREAQRQEAYRIAQEQKLIAKQQAIVNQQAYVQEGVTPRPVDPFYSPILQRLDKVFNSLGIVDESCRERLVCSMYKNPVKYSPHSNYVSAELSRDASELQKPTSTNAAVVRFYRYVQAARDGQDQRDCQRIYSQCTINMEKKKRSKAQ; encoded by the exons ATGCGTTACCGCCACTACGGAAGCCACCATAGTAAATGCGACCAGTGTCACGGAGTCGGCAGGAAGCAACGTCACCAGCAGTGGGCGAGCAAGCGGACGTCCCTGTTCTCCACCGGCAACCAGCTGTGGGACGCACTGATTGCCGACTGTATGCGTAAGCCAACGTTTGCCTGCATACAGAAGAATGTGTACAGCTTCCTGGGCGAGCAGCTGGACGTAGAAAACGTCAACTTTACCAACCGCGTACAGTTCCTACGGAATCGGGTCGATTTCACCAAGTACACACGGGAAGCAAACGAAGCCggcgatgaggaggaggacaaTGAAAACGAAATCCCGGACGCTCGCAGTG CATTCGAACCGGCGTCACCGATCGAGGAAGTCACCACGGCCCTGCGGGAGAAAAGCCTCAAGTTCATGCTAACGCACGACGTCAGCATCCAGATGCCGGAGGTTATGTTCGATGGTGCAATCTTCCGCATCGAGCCACGGGCCATCGAGGGCAACGGGATGATTGCGAAGCTGGAGTTCGTGCCGCGTACTGAGCTGGCGGAGGCACGCGGCCACGGCACACCGAGGATCCTGTTCAAGAAGATTA AGAAATTCTTCCAGAATAAGCTCCTCCTGGCCTTCCTGGCGATCGTGCTGATTATCAAGATCATCAAAATCAAGGTGATGTGGTTGCTGCCGCTGATGGTCGGCGTCGGCACGGCCAAGAAGCTGGTGCTGAAGTTCCTGCTGTTCCTGTTCCCGGCTCTGTCGCACATATTCAAGCTCTGCTCGTACTATCACGCGTCCTACCACAAGCCAAacttccaccaccatcagcaccatATCAACCATCTGCACACG TTCTACCCACACAACCATGATCATGCCGTTCCGGAGCTGATTTACACCAAGCCTCCGCGAGGCCACCCATCGGAGTTTTTACATGGCGCGCCGGTCCCTCCCCATACGCACTATCAGCCAGAGGTGAACTATGAGTTTACCGCTCCTGGTTTGGGTTCAGA AGTCAACAGTCCGAAGCCAGTGTACGGACCGCCAGGATATACCTCATCCGCCCAAAAGCGCATCCCAACCGGAGCGGCCACCTCGATCGCAGCCCAGTACGTGTCAGCACCCTCCGGGCCAACGCTCTCGGCGGAAGAACAAATT ATTCGTGAGGCTCAGCGGCAGGAAGCTTACAGGATAGCGCAGGAGCAGAAGCTAATCGCCAAGCAGCAAGCGATCGTGAACCAGCAGGCGTACGTGCAGGAAGGCGTCACACCGCGACCGGTCGATCCATTCTACAGTCCCATCCTGCAGCGGCTGGACAAGGTGTTCAACTCGCTCGGCATAGTGGACGAGAGCTGCCGGGAGCGGCTCGTCTGCAGCATGTACAAGAACCCGGTAAAGTACAGTCCCCACAGCAACTATGTATCGGCGGAGCTCAGCAG AGACGCTTCGGAGCTGCAGAAACCAACGTCGACGAACGCAGCCGTTGTCCGGTTCTACCGATACGTACAAGCGGCGCGTGACGGGCAAGACCAGCGAGACTGTCAACGGATCTACTCCCAGTGCACGATCAAcatggagaagaagaaaagaagtaaAGCACAGTAA
- the LOC120897530 gene encoding uncharacterized protein LOC120897530 isoform X1, which yields MMPTRTRSLVLVVVVALVAGVASGASIASNLVEEERPRIASSEELLSSIVNECFDGASVMGCLKGKVLLYLDGMLGLREEEARAFEERNVDEVIFDRVGRVLATHEFRVQLPEDTVVSYRADKGLDIDVVPAGLATEAARGHLLKKKLLLPVLLLLKLKMKALMPIFLGLIGLKAMKALILSKLAITLVLGFLVAQLVKKSGLGMPMSMMPMMMPQAPAAEYGAPVPATSTPASSYEPSSWDSSSGPYSRHWEPSTSGSSHNLAYSSYYPSSSGSSSYTAYNAGSSSSSAVGSGSSSSSSSPSSGASSSSSSSSNAAHAY from the exons ATGATGCCGACTCGAACCCGTTcgctggtgttggtggttgtggtggcgCTGGTTGCGGGCGTCGCCTCCGGTGCCTCGATCGCGTCCAATCTGGTCGAGGAGGAGCGACCAAGGATCGCGTCCAGCGAGGAGCTGCTGTCGTCGATCGTGAACGAGTGCTTCGACGGTGCCTCGGTCATGGGCTGCCTGAAGGGCAAGGTGCTGCTCTACCTGGACGGTATGCTGGGACTGCGCGAGGAGGAGGCACGCGCCTTCGAGGAGCGTAATGTGGATGAGGTGATCTTCGACCGCGTCGGACGTGTGCTGGCCACCCACGAGTTCCGCGTTCAGCTGCCGGAAGATACCGTCGTCAGCTACCGCGCCGATAAGGGTCTGGACATTGACGTGGTGCCGGCGGGTCTCGCTACCG AAGCGGCCCGTGGTCACTTACTGAAGAAGAAACTACTGCTTccagtgttgctgctgctgaagctgaagATGAAGGCGCTGATGCCGATCTTCCTCGGGCTGATCGGACTGAAGGCGATGAAGGCGCTCATCCTGTCCAAGCTGGCGATCACGCTGGTGCTCGGCTTCCTGGTTGCCCAGCTGGTGAAGAAGTCCGGCCTGGGCATGCCCATGTCGATGATGCCCATGATGATGCCCCAGGCTCCGGCTGCTGAGTATGGTGCACCGGTGCCTGCTACCTCTACGCCGGCCTCCAGCTACGAACCATCGTCCTGGGACTCCTCCTCCGGCCCGTACTCGCGCCACTGGGAACCGTCGACGTCCGGTTCGTCGCACAACCTCGCCTACAGCTCGTACTATCCCAGCTCGAGCGGTTCCAGCTCGTACACGGCGTACAACGCTGGATCCAGCAGCTCCTCGGCCGTTGGTTCCGGTagctcttcctcttcctcctctccctCGTCCGGAGCTtcatcgtcgtcctcctcgtcgtcgaaTGCAGCGCACGCTTACTAG
- the LOC120897530 gene encoding uncharacterized protein LOC120897530 isoform X2, giving the protein MMPTRTRSLVLVVVVALVAGVASGASIASNLVEEERPRIASSEELLSSIVNECFDGASVMGCLKGKVLLYLDGMLGLREEEARAFEERNVDEVIFDRVGRVLATHEFRVQLPEDTVVSYRADKGLDIDVVPAGLATVLLLLKLKMKALMPIFLGLIGLKAMKALILSKLAITLVLGFLVAQLVKKSGLGMPMSMMPMMMPQAPAAEYGAPVPATSTPASSYEPSSWDSSSGPYSRHWEPSTSGSSHNLAYSSYYPSSSGSSSYTAYNAGSSSSSAVGSGSSSSSSSPSSGASSSSSSSSNAAHAY; this is encoded by the exons ATGATGCCGACTCGAACCCGTTcgctggtgttggtggttgtggtggcgCTGGTTGCGGGCGTCGCCTCCGGTGCCTCGATCGCGTCCAATCTGGTCGAGGAGGAGCGACCAAGGATCGCGTCCAGCGAGGAGCTGCTGTCGTCGATCGTGAACGAGTGCTTCGACGGTGCCTCGGTCATGGGCTGCCTGAAGGGCAAGGTGCTGCTCTACCTGGACGGTATGCTGGGACTGCGCGAGGAGGAGGCACGCGCCTTCGAGGAGCGTAATGTGGATGAGGTGATCTTCGACCGCGTCGGACGTGTGCTGGCCACCCACGAGTTCCGCGTTCAGCTGCCGGAAGATACCGTCGTCAGCTACCGCGCCGATAAGGGTCTGGACATTGACGTGGTGCCGGCGGGTCTCGCTACCG tgttgctgctgctgaagctgaagATGAAGGCGCTGATGCCGATCTTCCTCGGGCTGATCGGACTGAAGGCGATGAAGGCGCTCATCCTGTCCAAGCTGGCGATCACGCTGGTGCTCGGCTTCCTGGTTGCCCAGCTGGTGAAGAAGTCCGGCCTGGGCATGCCCATGTCGATGATGCCCATGATGATGCCCCAGGCTCCGGCTGCTGAGTATGGTGCACCGGTGCCTGCTACCTCTACGCCGGCCTCCAGCTACGAACCATCGTCCTGGGACTCCTCCTCCGGCCCGTACTCGCGCCACTGGGAACCGTCGACGTCCGGTTCGTCGCACAACCTCGCCTACAGCTCGTACTATCCCAGCTCGAGCGGTTCCAGCTCGTACACGGCGTACAACGCTGGATCCAGCAGCTCCTCGGCCGTTGGTTCCGGTagctcttcctcttcctcctctccctCGTCCGGAGCTtcatcgtcgtcctcctcgtcgtcgaaTGCAGCGCACGCTTACTAG
- the LOC120896539 gene encoding uncharacterized protein LOC120896539 isoform X1, which translates to MRYRHYGSHHSKCDQCHGVGRKQRHQQWASKRTSLFSTGNQLWDALIADCMRKPTFACIQKNVYSFLGEQLDVENVNFTNRVQFLRNRVDFTKYTREANEAGDEEEDNENEIPDARSAFEPASPIEEVTTALREKSLKFMLTHDVSIQMPEVMFDGAIFRIEPRAIEGNGMIAKLEFVPRTELAEARGHGTPRILFKKIKKFFQNKLLLAFLAIVLIIKIIKIKVMWLLPLMVGVGTAKKLVLKFLLFLFPALSHIFKLCSYYHASYHKPNFHHHQHHINHLHTFYPHNHDHAVPELIYTKPPRGHPSEFLHGAPVPPHTHYQPEVNYEFTAPGLGSEFISDRNSYVDTSFKPKYDDLNDIKAWGLGESTNTSAPQSSPYFTSPPASSNGAVGGSGSYNVNPLTQHASSRVNSPKPVYGPPGYTSSAQKRIPTGAATSIAAQYVSAPSGPTLSAEEQIIREAQRQEAYRIAQEQKLIAKQQAIVNQQAYVQEGVTPRPVDPFYSPILQRLDKVFNSLGIVDESCRERLVCSMYKNPVKYSPHSNYVSAELSRDASELQKPTSTNAAVVRFYRYVQAARDGQDQRDCQRIYSQCTINMEKKKRSKAQ; encoded by the exons ATGCGTTACCGCCACTACGGAAGCCACCATAGTAAATGCGACCAGTGTCACGGAGTCGGCAGGAAGCAACGTCACCAGCAGTGGGCGAGCAAGCGGACGTCCCTGTTCTCCACCGGCAACCAGCTGTGGGACGCACTGATTGCCGACTGTATGCGTAAGCCAACGTTTGCCTGCATACAGAAGAATGTGTACAGCTTCCTGGGCGAGCAGCTGGACGTAGAAAACGTCAACTTTACCAACCGCGTACAGTTCCTACGGAATCGGGTCGATTTCACCAAGTACACACGGGAAGCAAACGAAGCCggcgatgaggaggaggacaaTGAAAACGAAATCCCGGACGCTCGCAGTG CATTCGAACCGGCGTCACCGATCGAGGAAGTCACCACGGCCCTGCGGGAGAAAAGCCTCAAGTTCATGCTAACGCACGACGTCAGCATCCAGATGCCGGAGGTTATGTTCGATGGTGCAATCTTCCGCATCGAGCCACGGGCCATCGAGGGCAACGGGATGATTGCGAAGCTGGAGTTCGTGCCGCGTACTGAGCTGGCGGAGGCACGCGGCCACGGCACACCGAGGATCCTGTTCAAGAAGATTA AGAAATTCTTCCAGAATAAGCTCCTCCTGGCCTTCCTGGCGATCGTGCTGATTATCAAGATCATCAAAATCAAGGTGATGTGGTTGCTGCCGCTGATGGTCGGCGTCGGCACGGCCAAGAAGCTGGTGCTGAAGTTCCTGCTGTTCCTGTTCCCGGCTCTGTCGCACATATTCAAGCTCTGCTCGTACTATCACGCGTCCTACCACAAGCCAAacttccaccaccatcagcaccatATCAACCATCTGCACACG TTCTACCCACACAACCATGATCATGCCGTTCCGGAGCTGATTTACACCAAGCCTCCGCGAGGCCACCCATCGGAGTTTTTACATGGCGCGCCGGTCCCTCCCCATACGCACTATCAGCCAGAGGTGAACTATGAGTTTACCGCTCCTGGTTTGGGTTCAGA GTTCATTAGCGATAGAAACTCGTACGTAGACACATCGTTCAAGCCAAAGTACGATGACTTGAACGATATCAAAGCATGGGGTTTGGGCGAAAGCACAAATACATCAGCACCACAATCATCGCCATACTTCACCTCGCCGCCCGCCTCCTCCAATGGTGCcgtcggcggcagcggcagctaCAATGTAAATCCACTCACGCAGCACGCCTCCAGCAG AGTCAACAGTCCGAAGCCAGTGTACGGACCGCCAGGATATACCTCATCCGCCCAAAAGCGCATCCCAACCGGAGCGGCCACCTCGATCGCAGCCCAGTACGTGTCAGCACCCTCCGGGCCAACGCTCTCGGCGGAAGAACAAATT ATTCGTGAGGCTCAGCGGCAGGAAGCTTACAGGATAGCGCAGGAGCAGAAGCTAATCGCCAAGCAGCAAGCGATCGTGAACCAGCAGGCGTACGTGCAGGAAGGCGTCACACCGCGACCGGTCGATCCATTCTACAGTCCCATCCTGCAGCGGCTGGACAAGGTGTTCAACTCGCTCGGCATAGTGGACGAGAGCTGCCGGGAGCGGCTCGTCTGCAGCATGTACAAGAACCCGGTAAAGTACAGTCCCCACAGCAACTATGTATCGGCGGAGCTCAGCAG AGACGCTTCGGAGCTGCAGAAACCAACGTCGACGAACGCAGCCGTTGTCCGGTTCTACCGATACGTACAAGCGGCGCGTGACGGGCAAGACCAGCGAGACTGTCAACGGATCTACTCCCAGTGCACGATCAAcatggagaagaagaaaagaagtaaAGCACAGTAA